Proteins encoded within one genomic window of Ranitomeya variabilis isolate aRanVar5 chromosome 4, aRanVar5.hap1, whole genome shotgun sequence:
- the LOC143769930 gene encoding uncharacterized protein LOC143769930 isoform X2 gives MESISSTIKLLFPRCVMAGIDLKDAYYHLPIHAEHQQYLRVAVILEGQVRHFQYVAMPFGLSMAPRIFTKVMLEVMAHLRQRDTLIIPYLDDFLVIGNSVAQCKLRLSNTISSLQDLGWIINFEKSRLKPDTTQMFLGIQLDSIQGADVRVFSDNSTTVAYVNRQGGTRSGSLMTIAGEIFQFAEIHLASLTALHIRGVENTKADYLSRNRLRQGEWSLNRTVFRLITEAWGVPQIDLFATRGNRQVERFASLNSLDHPDILDSLHHPWNFKLAYAFPPMSLVPLVIRKIRRERARVILIAPFWPKRPWFSCLQSMCLCEPWILPLDRELLFQGPFFHPQVKGLHLTAWNLSGSY, from the exons atggaatccattagttctaccatcaagcttttgttccctaggtgtgtcatggccgggatagacctaaaagatgcttactatcaccttcccatacatgccgaacaccagcagtatctaagagtagcggtcatcctggagggacaggttcgtcactttcaatatgtagcaatgccatttgggctttctatggccccccgcatctttacaaaagtgatgttagaagtgatggctcatctacgccaacgggacactttaataataccatacctggatgactttttagtgataggcaattctgtggctcaatgtaaattgcggttgtctaacacaatctcatccctgcaggacttgggttggattatcaacttcgaaaagtccagattgaagccagacactactcaaatgtttctagggatccagctggactcc attcaaggagcagatgtaagagttttctcagacaactccaccacagtggcctatgtaaaccgtcagggcggtacacggtcaggaagtctgatgaccatcgcaggggagATCTTCCAGTTCGCAGAGATTCATCTGGCAtctctaacagccctacacatcagaggagtagagaataccaaagcggactacctcagtcgaaacaggctgcgccagggagaatggtccttaaacagaaccGTGTTCCGACTAATAACAGaagcatggggagtgcctcagatagatctatttgccacaagaggcaacagacaggtagaaagattcgcttccctgaactccttggatcatccagacatactggactccctacaccatccttggaacttcaaactggcttacgcctttcctccaatgtctctagttccgctagtgatcaggaagatcaggagggaacgggcaagggtgatcctcatcgcacccttctggccaaagaggccgtggttctcctgcctccagagcatgtgtctatgcgagccatggattcttccattggacagggaactactgttccaggggccgtttttccacccgcaagtgaaagggcttcacttgacggcgtggaacttgagcggcagttactaa
- the LOC143769930 gene encoding uncharacterized protein LOC143769930 isoform X3 yields the protein MESISSTIKLLFPRCVMAGIDLKDAYYHLPIHAEHQQYLRVAVILEGQDLGWIINFEKSRLKPDTTQMFLGIQLDSIQGADVRVFSDNSTTVAYVNRQGGTRSGSLMTIAGEIFQFAEIHLASLTALHIRGVENTKADYLSRNRLRQGEWSLNRTVFRLITEAWGVPQIDLFATRGNRQVERFASLNSLDHPDILDSLHHPWNFKLAYAFPPMSLVPLVIRKIRRERARVILIAPFWPKRPWFSCLQSMCLCEPWILPLDRELLFQGPFFHPQVKGLHLTAWNLSGSY from the exons atggaatccattagttctaccatcaagcttttgttccctaggtgtgtcatggccgggatagacctaaaagatgcttactatcaccttcccatacatgccgaacaccagcagtatctaagagtagcggtcatcctggagggacag gacttgggttggattatcaacttcgaaaagtccagattgaagccagacactactcaaatgtttctagggatccagctggactcc attcaaggagcagatgtaagagttttctcagacaactccaccacagtggcctatgtaaaccgtcagggcggtacacggtcaggaagtctgatgaccatcgcaggggagATCTTCCAGTTCGCAGAGATTCATCTGGCAtctctaacagccctacacatcagaggagtagagaataccaaagcggactacctcagtcgaaacaggctgcgccagggagaatggtccttaaacagaaccGTGTTCCGACTAATAACAGaagcatggggagtgcctcagatagatctatttgccacaagaggcaacagacaggtagaaagattcgcttccctgaactccttggatcatccagacatactggactccctacaccatccttggaacttcaaactggcttacgcctttcctccaatgtctctagttccgctagtgatcaggaagatcaggagggaacgggcaagggtgatcctcatcgcacccttctggccaaagaggccgtggttctcctgcctccagagcatgtgtctatgcgagccatggattcttccattggacagggaactactgttccaggggccgtttttccacccgcaagtgaaagggcttcacttgacggcgtggaacttgagcggcagttactaa
- the LOC143769930 gene encoding uncharacterized protein LOC143769930 isoform X1 codes for MESISSTIKLLFPRCVMAGIDLKDAYYHLPIHAEHQQYLRVAVILEGQDLGWIINFEKSRLKPDTTQMFLGIQLDSVSQKSFLPHSKRMTIQSKVSEAIRNPYMTLRKAMSLLGSLSSCIPAVPWAQFHTRQLQYEVLSAQGRKGHLESKLTLSRDVVESLSWWLDMGHLSGGVPWIVDPSKIITTDASPTGWGAHMENDVVQDTWNQAESSCSSNWKELTAVGKALNYFLPQIQGADVRVFSDNSTTVAYVNRQGGTRSGSLMTIAGEIFQFAEIHLASLTALHIRGVENTKADYLSRNRLRQGEWSLNRTVFRLITEAWGVPQIDLFATRGNRQVERFASLNSLDHPDILDSLHHPWNFKLAYAFPPMSLVPLVIRKIRRERARVILIAPFWPKRPWFSCLQSMCLCEPWILPLDRELLFQGPFFHPQVKGLHLTAWNLSGSY; via the exons atggaatccattagttctaccatcaagcttttgttccctaggtgtgtcatggccgggatagacctaaaagatgcttactatcaccttcccatacatgccgaacaccagcagtatctaagagtagcggtcatcctggagggacag gacttgggttggattatcaacttcgaaaagtccagattgaagccagacactactcaaatgtttctagggatccagctggactccgtaagtcaaaagagcttcctcccacattcaaagagaatgactatacagtcaaaagtgtcagaagcaataagaaacccctacatgacactgagaaaggctatgtccttattagggtcattgtcctcatgtatcccggctgtaccatgggctcaattccatacccgccaattacagtacgaagtactgtcagcccagggacggaaaggacacctagagagtaaactaactctctctagagatgtcgtagaatctctatcctggtggctagatatgggacacctttcaggaggcgtaccttggatagtagatccatccaaaataattactaccgacgccagccctacgggatggggtgcacatatggaaaatgatgtagtccaggatacctggaatcaggcagaatcatcatgttcttcaaattggaaagaattaacagcagtagggaaagccttaaattattttcttccacagattcaaggagcagatgtaagagttttctcagacaactccaccacagtggcctatgtaaaccgtcagggcggtacacggtcaggaagtctgatgaccatcgcaggggagATCTTCCAGTTCGCAGAGATTCATCTGGCAtctctaacagccctacacatcagaggagtagagaataccaaagcggactacctcagtcgaaacaggctgcgccagggagaatggtccttaaacagaaccGTGTTCCGACTAATAACAGaagcatggggagtgcctcagatagatctatttgccacaagaggcaacagacaggtagaaagattcgcttccctgaactccttggatcatccagacatactggactccctacaccatccttggaacttcaaactggcttacgcctttcctccaatgtctctagttccgctagtgatcaggaagatcaggagggaacgggcaagggtgatcctcatcgcacccttctggccaaagaggccgtggttctcctgcctccagagcatgtgtctatgcgagccatggattcttccattggacagggaactactgttccaggggccgtttttccacccgcaagtgaaagggcttcacttgacggcgtggaacttgagcggcagttactaa